The following coding sequences are from one Sphingomonadaceae bacterium OTU29LAMAA1 window:
- a CDS encoding nucleotidyltransferase family protein — MTKQRTIRPDPGGIVPATAMVMAAGLGKRMRPLTATRPKPLVEVAGKPLIDHVFDHLRAAGVKRAVVNVHYLADTLEAHVTGRFDDIEVVVSDERRQLMETGGGLVQARDLLGDAPVLVVNSDNLWVDGPVDAIKLLASRWDDAIMDALLLVVPYARANNHNGQGDFRVAADGRIVGRRKEGAAAPFVYTGIQILHPRIIRDWPEGPFSTNLFWSRAIEAGRAYAQVHQGLWFDVGTPAAIPKAEAVIANG; from the coding sequence GTGACGAAGCAGAGGACCATCCGTCCCGATCCGGGCGGCATCGTGCCGGCGACGGCGATGGTGATGGCGGCGGGGCTGGGCAAGCGGATGCGCCCGCTGACGGCGACACGACCCAAGCCGCTGGTCGAGGTGGCGGGCAAGCCGCTGATCGACCACGTCTTCGACCATCTGCGTGCCGCCGGCGTCAAGCGGGCGGTGGTCAACGTCCATTACCTTGCCGATACGCTGGAGGCGCATGTCACCGGCCGCTTCGACGATATCGAGGTGGTGGTCAGCGACGAGCGGCGGCAGTTGATGGAGACCGGCGGCGGGCTTGTGCAGGCGCGCGATCTGCTGGGCGATGCGCCGGTGCTGGTGGTGAACAGCGACAATCTGTGGGTCGACGGCCCGGTCGACGCGATCAAGCTGCTCGCATCGCGCTGGGACGATGCGATCATGGACGCGCTGCTGCTGGTGGTGCCGTATGCGCGCGCCAACAACCACAACGGGCAAGGCGATTTCCGGGTCGCCGCGGATGGCCGGATCGTCGGACGGCGCAAGGAAGGCGCGGCGGCGCCGTTCGTCTATACCGGCATCCAGATCCTGCACCCGCGCATCATCCGCGACTGGCCGGAGGGGCCGTTCTCGACGAACCTGTTCTGGAGCCGTGCGATCGAGGCAGGGCGGGCCTATGCGCAGGTGCATCAGGGCCTGTGGTTCGACGTCGGCACGCCCGCGGCGATCCCGAAGGCCGAGGCGGTGATCGCCAATGGCTGA
- a CDS encoding phosphotransferase: MTPPAGAPAFLAQHGWSGAISPVAGDASFRRYFRVASEGRSAILMDAPPPHEDPRPFIAIAEWLRGRGFAAPAIHASDLDQGLVLLEDFGDVRLRETADAGEDAALPFYAAAIDLLVELRAHPAEGLEPYDRAVLHREAGLFVEWFCPAVGLEVDAEGYRAAWDAVFDHALIDEPVTVLRDYHAENLMLVGADKSLGLLDFQDALAGHPAYDLVSLLQDARRDVDPNVEEAMLQRYRAATGAGDDFMAAYHVLGAQRNAKIIGIFTRLWKRDGKLRYPTLCPRVWAYLERDLSQPVLAPVARWFDDNVPPELRGDPAALSA, encoded by the coding sequence ATGACCCCGCCCGCTGGCGCCCCCGCTTTCCTCGCGCAGCATGGCTGGTCGGGCGCGATCAGCCCCGTCGCCGGCGATGCCTCGTTCCGCCGCTATTTCCGGGTGGCGAGCGAAGGGCGCAGCGCGATCCTGATGGATGCGCCGCCGCCGCATGAGGACCCGCGGCCGTTCATCGCGATCGCCGAATGGCTGCGCGGGCGCGGGTTCGCGGCGCCGGCAATCCATGCGAGCGACCTCGACCAGGGGCTGGTGCTGCTGGAGGATTTCGGTGACGTCCGGCTGCGCGAGACGGCGGATGCGGGCGAGGATGCCGCCTTGCCCTTCTACGCCGCGGCGATCGACCTGCTGGTGGAGTTGCGCGCGCATCCGGCGGAGGGGCTGGAGCCGTACGATCGCGCGGTGCTGCATCGTGAAGCGGGGCTGTTCGTCGAATGGTTCTGCCCGGCGGTGGGGTTGGAGGTCGATGCCGAGGGCTATCGCGCGGCGTGGGACGCGGTGTTCGATCATGCGCTGATCGACGAGCCGGTGACGGTGCTGCGGGACTATCACGCCGAGAACCTGATGCTGGTCGGTGCCGACAAGTCGCTGGGGCTGCTCGACTTCCAGGACGCGTTGGCGGGGCATCCGGCGTATGACCTGGTGTCGCTGTTGCAGGATGCGCGCCGCGATGTCGATCCCAACGTCGAGGAGGCGATGCTGCAACGCTATCGCGCGGCGACCGGGGCCGGCGACGATTTCATGGCGGCGTATCATGTGCTTGGGGCTCAGCGGAATGCGAAGATCATCGGCATCTTCACGCGGCTGTGGAAGCGTGACGGGAAGCTACGCTATCCGACGCTCTGTCCGCGGGTCTGGGCGTATCTAGAGCGCGATCTGTCGCAACCGGTGCTGGCGCCCGTCGCACGGTGGTTCGACGACAACGTCCCGCCCGAATTGCGTGGCGATCCGGCGGCATTGAGCGCGTGA
- the tsaE gene encoding tRNA (adenosine(37)-N6)-threonylcarbamoyltransferase complex ATPase subunit type 1 TsaE — translation MSIHLPHAAATEAFGASLAAVVQPGDVITLQGSLGMGKTSIARGLLAALGLQGEAPSPSFAIVQPYDLSEVRMPVLHVDLYRIEDPDEMTELGLDEALSDTLLLVEWPERAPGYWPHALALTLTAAPDGGRILTADVPAGWRRRWPI, via the coding sequence ATGAGCATCCACCTTCCCCACGCCGCCGCGACCGAGGCGTTCGGCGCATCACTGGCGGCAGTGGTGCAGCCGGGGGATGTCATCACCCTCCAGGGCTCGCTCGGCATGGGAAAGACAAGCATCGCGCGCGGGCTGCTAGCCGCGCTCGGGCTGCAAGGCGAGGCACCGAGTCCCAGCTTCGCGATCGTGCAGCCCTATGATCTGTCGGAGGTGCGGATGCCGGTGCTGCATGTCGATCTGTATCGGATCGAGGACCCGGACGAGATGACGGAGCTGGGGCTCGATGAGGCGTTGTCCGACACGCTGCTGCTGGTCGAATGGCCAGAGCGGGCGCCGGGATATTGGCCGCACGCGCTGGCGCTCACCCTGACCGCAGCACCGGACGGCGGACGAATCTTGACAGCGGACGTGCCGGCGGGTTGGAGGCGGCGATGGCCGATATGA
- a CDS encoding PAS-domain containing protein produces the protein MVELSVMAAVVCGAVLALLVGGAGYALFVGWRLRAEALESIAHVREAEALRSVSPAMAMLVRADGRVEMPPRLVDWLGLSVAPRFLQDLAEEGTGLPEAEAKALANDVQAAQRAGRGFVRALHPQGSGRSITVRGSRAPGALGATGAVVIWTLDATDSEAEIARLADEVTELSGAFEALTGLIEAAPLPMWYRAADMRLAMVNSAYVRAVEGRDAADVIGRELELVEGSGRGGPRAGAKAARATGVPQQEILPATINGERRSLQVHDVPLISGGVAGFAVDIEDLEQSRAGAKRFAEAQRAMLDRLSAGVAQFGADRGLVFCNQPFRRMFAMRSEWLADRPEFERVLERMREANRLPEVRDFPGWKAERREWFVPGDVDAAAAMEENWHLPGGTHLRVVAQPLPDGGLLTIFEDRTEQVQLASARDTLLRVRTATFDNLFEALAVFAADGKLQLWNNRMGAIWGFEEEFLASHPRVDTFAEAAAPKLATPNRAALIPELVRSATIERQQRGGRVAFADGRHFEFAAVPLPDGNALLTMLDISDSRRAEQALRDRADALEAADRVKTQFVANMSYELRTPLTSISGFAEMLHGGYAGALTPDAAGYVEAILQSVERLGLLIDDVLDLTQGGDDAEIEKSDVDLAAVARAAAETIMPAAKRRKLDFAVELARSTGRVSGDPKRLREVVEHLLRHAVASTPEGGRILLHSDGSATGARIVVSDDGFGMDAESVGKAFDRFGEPGMQPTGERALGLGLPLAKQFVEAHGGRIDLVSEPGEGTLVTVELPRR, from the coding sequence TTGGTCGAGCTTTCGGTGATGGCGGCGGTCGTATGCGGCGCGGTGCTCGCGCTGCTGGTCGGCGGTGCCGGCTATGCACTGTTCGTCGGCTGGCGACTGCGGGCCGAGGCGCTGGAATCGATCGCACACGTACGGGAGGCGGAGGCGCTGCGCAGCGTGTCGCCGGCGATGGCGATGCTGGTGCGCGCCGATGGCCGGGTAGAAATGCCACCGCGGCTGGTCGACTGGCTGGGGCTGAGCGTCGCGCCGCGTTTTCTTCAGGATCTGGCGGAAGAGGGCACAGGGCTACCGGAAGCCGAGGCGAAGGCGCTCGCGAACGATGTGCAGGCGGCGCAGCGCGCCGGTCGCGGGTTCGTACGTGCGTTGCACCCGCAAGGCTCCGGCCGGTCGATCACGGTGCGGGGCAGTCGCGCCCCCGGTGCGCTGGGTGCGACCGGCGCGGTCGTCATCTGGACGCTGGACGCGACCGACAGCGAGGCGGAGATCGCGCGGCTGGCCGATGAGGTCACGGAACTGTCGGGCGCATTCGAGGCGCTGACCGGCCTGATCGAGGCCGCGCCCCTGCCGATGTGGTATCGCGCGGCGGACATGCGGCTGGCGATGGTCAATTCTGCCTACGTCCGCGCCGTCGAGGGGCGGGATGCGGCAGACGTGATCGGGCGTGAGCTGGAACTGGTCGAAGGGTCGGGCCGCGGCGGTCCGCGTGCCGGGGCCAAGGCGGCACGGGCGACCGGCGTTCCGCAGCAGGAAATATTGCCGGCGACGATCAACGGCGAACGCCGGTCGTTGCAGGTCCATGACGTGCCGCTGATCAGTGGTGGCGTCGCCGGCTTCGCGGTCGATATCGAGGATCTGGAACAGTCGCGTGCGGGCGCGAAGCGCTTCGCCGAAGCGCAGCGGGCGATGCTGGATCGGCTTTCTGCCGGTGTGGCGCAATTCGGCGCGGATCGCGGGCTGGTATTCTGCAACCAGCCGTTCCGGCGCATGTTCGCGATGCGATCCGAATGGCTGGCCGACCGACCGGAATTCGAACGCGTGCTGGAACGGATGCGCGAGGCCAATCGCCTGCCCGAAGTCCGTGACTTCCCGGGGTGGAAGGCGGAACGGCGTGAGTGGTTCGTGCCGGGAGACGTCGACGCCGCGGCGGCGATGGAGGAGAATTGGCACCTGCCGGGCGGCACACACCTGCGCGTGGTGGCGCAGCCGTTGCCCGATGGCGGGCTGCTGACGATCTTCGAAGATCGGACGGAACAGGTGCAGCTGGCGAGCGCGCGCGACACGCTGCTGCGGGTGCGCACCGCGACGTTCGATAATCTGTTCGAGGCGCTGGCGGTGTTCGCGGCGGACGGCAAGTTGCAGCTGTGGAACAACCGGATGGGTGCGATCTGGGGATTCGAGGAGGAGTTCTTGGCGAGCCACCCGCGTGTCGATACCTTCGCGGAGGCCGCCGCGCCGAAGCTCGCGACGCCCAATCGCGCGGCGCTGATCCCGGAGCTGGTGCGCTCGGCGACGATCGAGCGGCAGCAGCGCGGCGGACGGGTAGCGTTCGCGGACGGGCGTCATTTCGAATTCGCCGCGGTGCCGCTGCCGGACGGCAATGCCTTGCTGACGATGCTCGACATCTCCGACAGCCGGCGCGCGGAGCAGGCGTTGCGCGACCGGGCCGACGCGCTGGAGGCGGCGGACCGGGTCAAGACGCAATTCGTCGCCAACATGAGCTACGAATTGCGGACGCCGCTGACATCGATCAGCGGTTTCGCGGAGATGCTGCACGGCGGCTATGCGGGCGCGTTGACGCCGGATGCGGCGGGCTATGTCGAGGCGATCCTGCAATCTGTGGAACGGCTGGGTCTGCTGATCGACGACGTGCTCGATCTGACGCAGGGCGGCGACGATGCCGAGATCGAGAAATCCGACGTCGATCTCGCCGCGGTGGCGCGGGCGGCTGCGGAGACGATCATGCCGGCGGCGAAGCGGCGCAAGCTCGACTTCGCGGTCGAACTCGCGCGATCGACCGGGCGGGTGAGCGGCGATCCCAAGCGGCTGCGTGAGGTGGTGGAACATCTATTGCGGCATGCGGTCGCCTCGACGCCGGAGGGCGGGCGGATCTTGCTGCACAGCGACGGCAGTGCGACGGGCGCGCGGATCGTGGTGTCGGACGACGGCTTTGGCATGGATGCCGAGAGTGTCGGCAAGGCGTTCGACCGATTCGGCGAGCCGGGGATGCAACCGACCGGCGAGCGGGCGCTGGGGCTGGGGCTGCCGCTGGCGAAGCAGTTCGTCGAGGCGCATGGCGGGCGGATCGATCTGGTGTCGGAGCCTGGCGAAGGGACGCTGGTGACGGTCGAGCTGCCGCGGCGGTGA
- the ahcY gene encoding adenosylhomocysteinase, with product MATALAVENTDYVIKDIALADFGRAEIRIAETEMPGLMALRSEFGASQPLKGARITGSLHMTIQTAVLIETLTALGADVRWATCNIFSTQDHAAAAIAATGVPVFAVKGESLADYWDYVGDIFTWDADVDGQTANIILDDGGDATMFALWGAKLEAGHTLGEPENEEEVEFQRALKAFIAKKPGYLTETVKNLKGVSEETTTGVHRLYEIAKKGELPFPAINVNDSVTKSKFDNLYGCKESLVDAIRRATDVMLAGKVAVVAGFGDVGKGSAQSLRNGGARVMVTEVDPICALQAAMEGFEVVTMDEAVTRADIFVTATGNADVITADHMKAMKPMSIVCNIGHFDSEIQIAAMSNYKWTEVKPGTDLVEFPDGKQIIILAKGRLVNLGCATGHPSFVMSASFTNQTLAQIELWTKGENYKNDVYVLPKHLDEKVAALHLEKLGVKLSQLTPKQAAYIGVPVEGPFKPDHYRY from the coding sequence GTGGCTACTGCGCTCGCGGTCGAAAACACCGATTACGTCATCAAGGACATCGCGCTTGCCGACTTCGGTCGCGCCGAGATCCGCATCGCGGAGACCGAGATGCCCGGCCTGATGGCGCTCCGCTCGGAATTCGGCGCGTCGCAGCCGCTGAAGGGCGCGCGCATCACCGGTTCGCTGCACATGACGATCCAGACCGCGGTGCTGATCGAGACGCTAACCGCGCTGGGTGCCGACGTGCGCTGGGCGACCTGCAACATCTTCTCGACGCAGGACCATGCCGCCGCCGCGATCGCCGCGACCGGCGTGCCGGTGTTCGCGGTGAAGGGCGAGAGCCTGGCCGACTATTGGGATTACGTCGGCGACATCTTCACCTGGGACGCGGACGTCGACGGCCAGACCGCCAACATCATCCTCGACGACGGCGGCGACGCCACCATGTTCGCGCTGTGGGGCGCTAAGCTCGAGGCTGGCCACACGCTCGGCGAGCCGGAGAACGAAGAGGAAGTCGAGTTCCAGCGCGCGCTGAAGGCGTTCATCGCCAAGAAGCCGGGCTATTTGACCGAGACGGTCAAGAACCTGAAGGGCGTGTCGGAAGAGACCACGACCGGCGTGCATCGCCTGTACGAGATCGCCAAGAAGGGCGAGCTGCCGTTCCCGGCGATCAACGTCAACGACAGCGTCACGAAGTCGAAGTTCGACAACCTCTACGGCTGCAAGGAATCTTTGGTCGACGCGATCCGTCGTGCCACCGACGTGATGCTCGCCGGCAAGGTCGCGGTCGTCGCCGGCTTCGGTGACGTCGGCAAGGGCTCGGCCCAGTCGCTCCGCAACGGCGGCGCGCGCGTGATGGTGACCGAGGTCGATCCGATCTGCGCGCTTCAGGCCGCGATGGAAGGTTTCGAGGTCGTAACGATGGACGAGGCGGTGACCCGAGCCGACATCTTCGTGACCGCGACCGGCAACGCCGACGTCATCACCGCCGATCACATGAAGGCGATGAAGCCGATGTCGATCGTCTGCAACATCGGCCACTTCGACAGCGAGATCCAGATCGCCGCGATGTCGAACTACAAGTGGACCGAAGTGAAGCCCGGCACCGACCTGGTCGAGTTCCCGGACGGCAAGCAGATCATCATCCTCGCCAAGGGTCGCCTCGTGAACCTCGGCTGCGCGACCGGCCACCCGTCGTTCGTGATGTCGGCCTCGTTCACCAACCAGACGCTCGCGCAGATCGAGCTGTGGACCAAGGGCGAGAACTACAAGAACGACGTCTACGTCCTGCCCAAGCACCTCGACGAAAAGGTCGCGGCGCTGCACCTCGAAAAGCTCGGCGTGAAGCTGTCGCAGCTCACCCCGAAGCAGGCGGCTTACATCGGCGTGCCGGTCGAAGGGCCGTTCAAGCCGGACCACTATCGCTACTGA